From Struthio camelus isolate bStrCam1 chromosome 29, bStrCam1.hap1, whole genome shotgun sequence, a single genomic window includes:
- the LOC138062777 gene encoding olfactory receptor 14A16-like, protein LHYGTLMGTRACVRMAAAAWASGFLYALLHTANTFSIPLCQGNVLDQFFCEIPQILKLSCSHSYLREVGLLVVSVFLIFGCFIFIVLSYVQIFRAVLRMPSEQGRHKAFSMCLPHLAVVSLYITTGMFAYLKPRSSISSPALDVVLAVVYSVVPPAVNPLLYSMRNQELKDAVKKLIQLLLVQQH, encoded by the coding sequence ctgcactacgggaccctcatgggcaccagagcttgtgttaggatggcagcagctgcttgggccagtggttttctctatgctctcctgcacactgccaacacattttccattcctctctgccaaggcaatgtcctggaccagttcttctgtgagattccccagatccttaagctctcctgctcacactcctacctccgggaggTTGGGCTTCTTGTAGTTAGTGTCTTTTTAAtatttgggtgtttcattttcattgtgctgtcctatgtgcagatcttcagagctgtgctgaggatgccctctgagcagggaaggcacaaagccttctccatgtgcctcccgcacctggccgtcgTCTCCCTGTATATTACCACtggcatgtttgcctacctgaagccccgctcctccatctcctccccagctctggatgtggtgctggctgttgtgtactcggtggtgcctccagcagtgaaccccctcctctacagcatgaggaaccaGGAGCTCAAAGATGCAGTGAAGAAACTGATTCAGCTGcttctagttcagcagcactaa